The window CTACCCAGAAAGTAAGGTCGTTCTATTGGAGGAAAACTATCGTTCGACCAAGAACGTCTTGCAGGCTGCCAATGAGGTCATCGAAAACAACCGCAACCGTCGTCCTAAGAAACTTTGGACCCAGAATGCACAAGGGGATTTGATTACCTACTATCGTGCCAGAGATGAGAATGATGAAGCGATTTATGTTGCAGGGCAGATTGACCAGTTAAATAGAGAAGGCAAGGCTTATAAGGATTTTGCCGTTCTTTATCGAACCAATGCCCAGTCCCGTACCATTGAAGAAGCCTTGCTTAAGTCCAACATTCCCTACACCATGGTGGGTGGCACTAAGTTCTACAGTCGTAAGGAAATTCGAGATGTGATTTCTTATTTGAATATCATCGCCAACCCATCGGATAATATTTCCTACGAACGCATTGTCAACGAGCCTAAGCGTGGTGTGGGACCTGGCACAGTCGATAAGATCCGCGATTTTGCCAACACACATGGTATGTCCTTATTGGAGGCTTCGCAGGATATTATGTTGTCACCAGTCAAGGGCAAGGCAGCGCAGGCAGTATTCGACCTAGCCAACCTTCTCTATAAGCTCCGCAATCAACTGGATGACTTGACCGTGACCCAAGTAGTCGAGGCAGTATTGAACCAAACAGGCTATGTTGATGCCCTTGCAGCTCAAAATACACTGGAAGCCAATGCCCGCATTGAAAACATCCAAGAATTCCTATCTGTGACCAAAAACTTCGATGAGAAGAATACTGAGGAAGAAGAAACAGGTCTGGATTGCTTGACTCGTTTCCTACTTGATTTGGCATTGATTGCTGATACGGACGACGATAGCCGTGAGGCATCGGAGGTCACCCTCATGACTCTCCACGCAGCCAAAGGTTTGGAATTTCCTGTTGTTTTCCTAATTGGTATGGAGGAAAATGTCTTCCCACTCAGTCGTGCAGCAGAAGATGAGAATGAGTTGGAAGAAGAACGTCGACTTGCCTATGTGGGTATCACACGGGCAGAGAAGACCCTCTATCTGACCAATGCCAACTCCCGCCTGCTTTTCGGTCGCAGCAACTACAATCAGCCAAGCCGTTTTATTCGCGAAATTTCTAGCGACCTATTGGACTATCAAGGTCTTGCTCGTCCAGCTAATACCAGCTTTAAGGCCTCTTATGTCAATGGCAGAGCGACACAGTTTGGACAAGGTATGAGCTTACAAGAGGCCATGCAAGGTCGAAAAGCAACCGTCCAACCATCTGCCAAACTCGGAGGCAGTATGCCTTTCGCATCAAGCAACAAATCGTCAGGCTCAGGCACCAACTGGTCAGTTGGTGACATCGCTGTCCATAAGAAATGGGGTCGCGGAACTGTTCTTGAAGTATCAGGTACAGGCAGCAACCAAGAACTCAAAATCAATTTCCCAGAGATGGGACTTAAGAAGGTCCTGGCAAGTCTGGCACCGATTAGTAGGGAAGAGTAGAAAAAACAGACTTCTTTATGATAGAATAGACTATTTTCGAAAATGAGGTATGAAAATAATGGAAAAATTT is drawn from Streptococcus sp. 29892 and contains these coding sequences:
- the pcrA gene encoding DNA helicase PcrA, giving the protein MNLLLNGMNDRQAEAVQTTEGPLLIMAGAGSGKTRVLTHRIAYLIDEKMVNPWNILAITFTNKAAREMKERAYALNPATQDCLIATFHSMCVRILRRDADHIGYNRNFTIVDPGEQRTLMKRILKNLNLDPKKWSERSILGTISNAKNDLLDDKAYEAQAGDLYTQIVAKCYTAYQKELRQSEAVDFDDLIMLTLRLFDQNPEVLTYYQQKFQYIHVDEYQDTNHAQYQLVKLLASRFKNICVVGDADQSIYGWRGADMQNILDFEKDYPESKVVLLEENYRSTKNVLQAANEVIENNRNRRPKKLWTQNAQGDLITYYRARDENDEAIYVAGQIDQLNREGKAYKDFAVLYRTNAQSRTIEEALLKSNIPYTMVGGTKFYSRKEIRDVISYLNIIANPSDNISYERIVNEPKRGVGPGTVDKIRDFANTHGMSLLEASQDIMLSPVKGKAAQAVFDLANLLYKLRNQLDDLTVTQVVEAVLNQTGYVDALAAQNTLEANARIENIQEFLSVTKNFDEKNTEEEETGLDCLTRFLLDLALIADTDDDSREASEVTLMTLHAAKGLEFPVVFLIGMEENVFPLSRAAEDENELEEERRLAYVGITRAEKTLYLTNANSRLLFGRSNYNQPSRFIREISSDLLDYQGLARPANTSFKASYVNGRATQFGQGMSLQEAMQGRKATVQPSAKLGGSMPFASSNKSSGSGTNWSVGDIAVHKKWGRGTVLEVSGTGSNQELKINFPEMGLKKVLASLAPISREE